CCCGCGAACCGCCGCCGGCTCGCCCTCGCTCAGGTCGCCTCGGTCGCCGCAACGTCGGCCCGTAGCGAGGAGCCCGTGTTCACGCACACGACCGCTGCCCTGCTGTGGGGCCTGCCGCTGTGGCGGGTCCCGGCAGCGGTGCACGTCTACGCCAGGCACAGCCGCGGGCGTGACGCTTCCCGCCTCAAGACCGCGCACGTGGTCGCGCTCGAGCCGCACGACGTCGTCAGGCACCGGGGCGTGCTGGTCACGAGTCTTGAACGCACGATGCTCGACGTCGCTCGGACGGAACCGGTCACAGACGCTCTCGTCGTGGCGGACGCGTGCCTCCGACACGGCGCCGACGGTGACGCGGTGCGCGAGCTGGCCGCGGGCCATCGGGGTCGCCGGGGAATCGCCCGGGCGCGGGAGGTGCTAGGTCTTGCAGACGGTGGTGCCGAGTCACCCTGGGAGTCGTTCACCCGGTTGCACGTTCTGGCTGCCGGACTGCCGGGGCCGCGCCTGCAGATCGAGGTCTCGACCTCTCGGGGGAACTATCGCGCAGACATGGGTTGGGACGCGTGGCGCCAGCTGATCGAGTTCGACGGGAAGGTCAAGTACCGAGAGCTCGCGAACGGTGACCCGGATGCCGTGCTGATGGCGGAGAAGAGACGGCAGGACGCGCTCGTCGAGAGCGGTTGGAAGATCCTGCGCCTGACGAGCGCCGACTTCCGTGACGTCGAGGGACTCCACCACAGACTCAGGGCGCTCGCGCCGACAGCCGAGAGGGCAGGACTGACCCCGCGCCCGCACCTTCTGCTCCGGTGACCCGGTGCGGCCCCGGTGTCTCGCTGGCCGCTGGGTCCGCCGGACTCGCCGAACCCGCCGCGAACGCGGGACCCGTCGGGGCAGCCAGGGCAGCCGCAACGGTGAGTCCGTCAGTTCTGGCGCGAGTCGGTGGGCCGCAGCAGACGGACTCGCGCCGGGACTGACTGACTCAAGGATGAGGGGCCGGAGGGGCCTGCGGGGCCGGGGGGCCTGCGGGGCCGGAGGGGCCTGCGGGGCCGGGGGGCGCAGGTGCCGCCAGAGTTGTCGGGCTTGCGGGGACGCCGGGGCCGGTGGCCAGCCAGAACCGCCGAAACGCGAGTCCGTCGGTTCTGGCCTGATTCCGTGGGTCGCAGCTGACGGACTCGCGCCGGGACTGACTGACTCACGGGTGGCCGGGCGCCTCGGGGCCGCCGGGAGCGCGGGGCCGCCTGACGGGCACACGGCAGGCCGGGACGCGCGTAGCGCTGACGTGGAGCGGGCTGCGTGCCGCACGCAGGGGGGCGGCGGCTCACAGGGGTGGCCGGGCGCGTGTGAGGAGAGGTTTACGGTCGGGTAACAGCCGGGGTATGGCGTGGAAATCGCCCCGCCATAGCGTCGCAGACATGGACACAACGACCTCCCAGCCCCAGGCAGACGGCGGCTCGGCACAGCCCGAGGTCGTCTCGCCCACGCCCGCGGACGGTGCGATCGCCGCGCCCGGCACCGACGTCGCGCCCGCTCGGACGGGCACGGACGCGCCGGTTGCGCTCCCGGCCGACGACGAGGCCGGCCCCGCCGAGGCCCCGGCACCCGCCGCCGCGCAGCCTCAGGGCAGTTCGGCCGGCCCCACCGAGGCCCCGACGCCCCCCGCCACCACGCAACCTCAGGGCAGCGCGCCGCGGCGGGTCGTCGTGGTCGGTGGCGGCATGGTCGCGCAGCGGTTCGTCGAGGCGCTCCGCGACCGTGACGACGCCGGCCGGTTCTCGGTCACGGTCCTCGCGGAGGAGCCGCGCGCGCCCTACGACCGCGTCGCGCTCACCTCGTACTTCTCCGGCCGCGACCCCGAGGACCTCGCGCTCGGCGACTCGGCGCTGTGGCAGGACCCGCTCGTGCGGCTCGTCCGCGGCGATGCGGTCACCTCCGTCGACCGCGACGCCTGGACCGTCACGACGGCCTCGGGCCGCACGTTCCCGTACGACGAGCTGGTCCTCGCGACGGGCTCTGACGCCGCGGTCCCGCCGATCGAGGGCAACGACCTGCCGGGCGTGTTCGTCTACCGCACGATCGACGACGTCGCGGCCCTGCGCGGCTGGGTCGAGGAGCGCGCGGCGAAGCGTCCGGTCCGTGGCGCGGTCATCGGCGGCGGCCTGCTCGGTCTCGAGGCGGCGGGAGCGCTCAAGGCGCTCGGCGCGCACGCGACCGTCATCCAGTTCGGCACGCACCTCATGAGCGCGCAGGTCGACCTCGGCGGCGGTGAGGCGCTGCGCCGTCTCATCAACGACCTGGGGGTCGCGGTGCGGGTCAACACCGCGACGCAGCGCATGCGGCCGTCGCGGCGGACGGGCGCCGTCGGGCGGCTCGACTTTGCGGACGGCGGCCGGCTCGACGTGGACGTCGTCGTCATCGCGACGGGCGTGCGGCCGCGCGACGAGCTCGGCCGCGGCATGGGCCTCGAGATCGGCGCGCGCGGCGGCGTCGTGGTCGACGACGCGTGCCGCACCGCGGCGGAGAACGTGTGGGCGATCGGCGAGGTCGCGTGCATCCAGGGCGCGTGCATCGGCCTGGTCGCGCCGGGGTACGCGATGGCGGAGGTCGTCGTCGACCGGCTCCTCGGCGGCGCGGCGACGTTCCCGGGTGCGGACACGGCGACGAAGCTCAAGCTCGCGGGCGTGGACGTCGCGTCGTGGGGCGACGCGTTCGGGACGACGCCGGGGTCGATGGAGGTCGTCTGGGCGGACCCGGTCGGTGGCGTCTACAAGAAGCTCGTGCTCGCCGACGACGCGCGCACCCTGCTCGGCGGAGTGCTCGTCGGTGACGCGTCGGCGTACGCGAGCCTGCGGCCGATGCTCGGCCGTGCCCTCCCGGGCGACCCGGCGGCGTTCCTCCTGCCGGAGGGCGGCGCGGGTGCGCCGGACCTCGAGCTGCCCGACGACGCGGGCGTCTGCTCGTGCAACAACGTCTCGGCGGGCACGGTCCGCGCCGCGGTCACGGAGCACGGCTGTACCGACCTCGCGGGCGTCAAGGCGTGCACGCGCGCCGGCACGAGCTGCGGCTCGTGCCTCCCGCTCGTGAAGAAGCTCATGACGGCGGAGCTCACGAAGTCGGGCGTCGAGGTGTCGAACGCGCTCTGCGAGCACTTCGACCTGTCGCGCGCGCAGCTGTACGACGCCGTCCGCGTCGCTGGCCTGACGTCGTTCAGCGAGGTGGTCGCACGGTTCGGGACGCCGGACGCCGGTCGCGGCTGCGACATCTGCAAGCCGGTCGTCGCGTCGATCCTGTCGACGATCGCGCCGGCGCACGTGCTCGACGGCGAACGCGCGACGCTCCAGGACACGAACGACCACGTCATGGCGAACATGCAGAAGGACGGCACGTACTCGGTCGTCCCGCGCATCCCGGGCGGTGAGATCACCCCGGAGGGCCTGCTCGTCATCGGGCAGGTTGCGAAGGACTTCGGGTTGTACACGAAGATCACGGGCGGTCAGCGGATCGACATGTTCGGGGCGCGGATCGACCAGCTCCCGGAGATCTGGCAGCGGCTCGTGGACGCGGGCTTCGAGTCGGGTCACGCGTACGGCAAGTCGCTGCGCACGGTGAAGTCGTGCGTCGGGTCGACGTGGTGCCGCTTCGGCGTGCAGGACTCGGTCGGTCTCGCCGTCGACCTCGAGCTGCGCTACCGGGGGCTGCGGTCGCCGCACAAGATCAAGCTCGGCGTCTCGGGCTGCGCCCGCGAGTGCGCGGAGGCGCGCGGCAAGGACGTCGGCGTGATCGCGACGGACAACGGCTGGAACGTGTACGTCGGCGGCAACGGCGGGTTCACGCCGAAGCACGCGGTGCTGCTCGCGGAGGACCTGTCGACCGAGGACCTGGTCCGCACGATCGACCGTTTCCTCATGTACTACATCCGCACGGCGGACCGGCTGCAGCGCACGGCCGCGTGGGTCGAGGACTACGAGGGTGGGGTCGACGCGATCCGGTCGGTGGTCCTCGAGGACTCGCTCGGCATCTGCGCCGACCTGGACGCCGCGATGGCGCTGCACCTCGAGACGTACGAGGACGAGTGGGCGGCGACGCTCGCCGACCCGGAGAAGCTGCGGCACTTCCGCAGCTTCGTCAACGCCCCTGACGAGCACGACCGCACCCTCGCGTACGTCGCGGAGCGCGGGCAGGCGCGGCCCGCGACACTTGACGAGCGCGCCGCGCGCGGCTCGGGTCCGGTGCTCGTCGCTGGAACCACCCTGGAGGTCCGCTCATGACCGGCATCCCCGCTCTCGTCGACGCGACGCCCGCCGAGGGCGCGCCCGCCGCGGCCGTGCCGGGCGGTGTCCTGCCTGGCAACGTGCCCGACGCCGCGTGGACCCCGGTCTGCGCGCTCGCGGACCTCGCGGTCGAGCGGGGCGCGGCGGCTCTCGTCGACGGCGAGCAGGTCGCGCTCTTCCGGCTGCTCGACGACACCGTCCACGCCGTGCAGCAGCACGAGCCGCACACCCAGGCGATGGTCATGTCGCGCGGCATCGTCGGTACCCGCGGCGGGCGACCGGTCGTGACGTCGCCCCTGTACAAGCAGGTGTTCGACCTGCTGACGGGGGAGTGCCTGGACACGACGAAGGGCGAGCGCACGCCGCTCGTGACGTGGCCGGTCGAGGTGCGCGACGGCGTCGTGCACGTCGGGTCCTCGGGTGCGCCGGGAGCGAGGACAGCGGCATGAGTACGCGGCGCTCGGTCGGGCAGGGTCCGGTCGCGCCGGGCTCCGCCGTGCGCAACCCGGCCGCGAACGGCTCGGGGGCGCCGGGATCCGCCGCGCGCATCTCCGCCGCGCGCACCTCGGCCGCGCGGGGCGCGGTGGCGCCGGGCTCCGTCGTCCTCGTCGGCGGCGGCACGGGCGCGGTGGACCTGATGACGGTGCGCGCGCGACGCGCGCTGTTCTCGGCCGATGTCGTCGTCGCTGACCGGCTCGGCCCGACGTCGGTGCTCGGCGACCTCCCGAAGCGCGTCCGCGTGATCGACGTCGGCAAGCGGCCGGGCGCCCACGCGGTGCCGCAGGAACGCATCAACGAGATCCTCGTCGCGGAGGCGGTCGCGGGGAACAGGGTCGTACGCCTCAAGGGCGGCGACCCGTTCCTGTTCGGCCGCGGTGGCGAGGAGGTCGCGGCGTGCCGCGCTCGCGGGATCGCGGTCGAGGTGGTGCCCGGTGTCTCGAGCGCGCTCGCCGCCCCTGCCTCGGCGTGCGTCCCGGTGACGCACCGCGGGACGGCGTCCGCGCTCCTCGTCGTGCAGGGGCACGACGAGTTGCCGGAGCTCGCGGTCCAGGCGGTCGTGACGCGGGCGGCGACCGTCGCGGTGCTCATGGGCGTCGCGCGGCTCGCGGAGCACGTCGAGGCCCTGCTCGCCGCGGGCGCGGGCGCGCAGACCCCCGTGGCGATCGTCGAGCAGGCGACGACCGAGGGCGAGCGCGCGACCTTCACGACGCTCGGGTCCCTCGTGCAGACGTGCGCGGACGTCGGCGTGCGGTCGCCCGCCGTCGTCGTGCTGGGCGACGTCGCGGACCCCGCCCTGCTGGGGCTCGACCTCCATGCGCTCGACGTGCCCCTGACGCCCGAGACGCTGGCCGACGGCGCGGGTGTGGACACCTCGGCACCGTCCGACGCGCGCGCGTACGCTCCTCACGTGGACGCTGCAGCCCGCGAGGCCGAGGTGGCCTACGCATGACGACGCCGAGCACGGCCCCCGGGGCCGCGCCCGTCACCGGTGCCGCTGAGAGCGGCACCGCAGCTGTTCCTGCCGCCACCGGGGCCGACGCCGCAGCCCCCGCGTCCACGTCGCCCGCGACCGCCGCTCCCGCGCGCCCCGCGGTGACCGGCACCCCGACGTCCCAGCCCGGTCTCGACCCTGTGCTCGCTGGTCTCACGGTGCTGATCACGGCGGACCGTCGGTCGACCGAGCTGAGCGCCGCGCTCGAGCGCCGCGGCGCGACCATCCGCCACGCGCCGGCGATGCGGATCATCCCGCACGAGTACGACACCGAGCTCGTCGCGGCGACGCGCGCCCTCCTCGCCGATCCGCCGAGCACGGTCATCGCGACGACGGGCATCGGGTTCCGCGCGTGGATCGAAGCAGCCGACGCCGCCGGTCTCGCCGACGACCTGCACGCCCTGCTCGAGCGGGCCCGGCTGATCGCACGCGGCCCCAAGGCCCGCGGGGCCATCCAGGCTGCGGGCCTCACCGCTGACTGGGTCGCCGAGTCCGAGACGAGCGCCGAGATCCTCGACCTGCTCCTGACCGAGGGCGTCGCGGGCGAGCGGGTCGCGATCCAGCAGCACGGCTCGGGCGCCGACCAGCTCGACGTCGAGTTGGCTGCGGCTGGCGCGGAGGTCCGGAACCTCGTCGTCTACCGGTGGGGCCCGCCGGCCGACCCGCAGGCGGTCGTCGAGTCGGTGCGCGCGGCCGCGCTCGGCGAGGTCGACGCCGTCGTGTTCACGTCCGCGCCGGGCGCGCACGCCTGGCTCGAGGTCGTGGACCGCGAGGGTGTGGGCAAGGCGCTCGCGACGCGCTTCGCCGACCGGTCGCTCATCGCCGCGGCGGTCGGGCCGGTCACGGCGGCGCCGCTCGTCGCGCGCGGGATCGAGCCGGTCGTGCCGGAACGGGCGCGCCTCGGGGCGCTCGTGCGTGCGCTCGTGAGCCACTACGAGGAGGACCGCACGACCCAGGTCGCGACGGTCGCCGGGTGCCTGCAGGTCCGGTCGCGCGCTGCCCTGCTGGACGGCCACGTGCTGCCGCTGTCCCCAGCGACGCTCGAGGTGCTCCGCGTCCTTGCCGCCCGGGCGGGCGAGGTGGTCACGCGCGCGGAGCTGCTCCAGGTGCTGCCCGGTCTGTCCGAGGACCCGCACACCGCCGAGGTCGCGGTCGCCAGGCTGCGCGACGCCGTCGCGCAGCACGCCCCGGACGCCCGGGCGCTCGTCCAGACGGTCGTCAAGCGCGGCTACCGCCTCGCCGTCGCCTGACCCAGGTCGGACGGCACACGTGCCACAGGCGTGCTGACCATCGCGAGGTAGGGCCACCCACGCGAGGTAGGGCCTCCCGCGCGAGGTAGGGCCATGCAGGGCCCTACCTCGCGTGCACGCCCCTACCTCGGCGACGAGACGGCCGACGCAGGTGGTCGGCGCTGGGCGACAAGACGGCCGACGCCGGAGGGCGCCGCGGCACGGCGCGGCGCTGCGCGGCGCGGGGTGGGCGCCGCCTCAGCCGACCGTGAAGCGGGCCGTGATCGTGCGGGTCTCGCCCGGCTCGACCGCGAAGGAGTCGTCGAACGCGTTCGCCGTCTCGACGCACACGAAGCCGGTCCACGCGTCGTCGGGCACGTCTGCCATCGCGGCGGCCTTCTCGGCCCACGGGTTCCACACGACGGTCGACCGCGACCCGGACTTCGCGACCGTCACGGTCGGGCGGCCCGGCTCGACGACCTGCGTGGTCGCCGCGGTGCCCGTGTAGACGCGGTCGGTCTCGCCGTCGAGCACGACCGGGCCGACCTGGACGTGGACGTCGTCAGCAACCTTGTCGACGTACGTCGCGCCGTCGAGCCCCGTGACGATCACGCGGCGCACGTCGCCGACCGCGACGTAGGTGTGCAGGGCTTCCGACACGGAGAACGTCTGCCCGCCGGTGTTCGTCACGGCCAGCGACAGCGACAGCTCGCGCCCGACGACGAGCCGCACGCGCGCCGCGAACGGGTGCGGCCACACGCTCGTCAGGGCCGGGTCGACGTCCTGCTCCGTCAGCTCGAGCGTCACCGCGACGCCGCCGCCGGGGTGAGTGGCGTCGTCGGGCAGCTCCGTCGCCTCGACGAGGCGCCACACGGACACGCGCGCGAAGCCGTGCGCGGGGCCCGTCCCGGACGGGTGCGGGCCGAACCAGGGGAAGCACAGCGGCACACCGCCGCGGATCGCCGCGCCCGGCTCGTACGCCGTGCGCGGCGACACCCACAGCAGGTCCGCGCCACCCGCGGGCACCCACGAGACGAGGTGCGCGCCGTACGTGTGGATGCGGGCGGTGCCCGACGGCGTCTCGACGACGAGCAGGTCGCCGTCGCCCACGCCGGGCTCGATGCGGACGGACGACGGCAACGTCACCGTCATGCGGGTGCGCCCTGCTCGACGCTCAGCGTCGGCTCGACGTGCACGGGGAAGTTCACCGAGCGGGCGATGAAGCAGCGCTCGTGCGCCGTCGCGTGCAGGTGTGCCAGCAGCGCGTCGTCGACGGGCGCGCCCGACGCCGTCGTCGCGTCCCGTACGACGACGTGCGGGTGCAGGACGACGTCCGTGAACTGGCCCGCGCCGCCCGACTCGACGCGCATCGTGCCCTGCGCGCGGTCCGTGTAGCCGGTGACGACGACGCCCTCGCTCGACGCGACGTGCAGGAACCACAGCATGTGGCACTGCGAGAGGGCCGCGACGAGCAGGTCCTCGGGTGTGTGGCGCGACGGGTCGCCACGGAAGGCGGTGTCGGAGGACCCGAGGAGGTCAGGCTTGCCGTCGATGCGGACGACGTGGTCACGCGTGTAGGAGGTGTAGGACGCGGTCCCGGACTCGCCGGCGCCGGTCCACTCGACAGTGAGGTCGTACTGGTGCAGGAGTCCCATGGCCCGACGCTACCGGAGCCCTCCGCAGCCTGACAGTGGACTGCTCTGTCGCAGCGCGCGGGCAGGTGGAACGATGCCGTCGTCCGCACCGCCCGGGCGTCGTCGCCCGCACCCCTTCGAGGAGCCAGCATGACCCAGCGAGTCCAGACGATCGTCGTCGGCGGGGGTGTGGTCGGCTCTGCGACCGCCTGGGCGCTCGCGCGGCGCGGTGCCGACGTCGTGCTTCTCGAGCGGTTCGACGCCGGTCACGTGCGCGGGGCGTCGCACGGCGCGTCGCGCATCTACCGGACGACGTACACGGAGCCCGAGTACCTCGACCTGACGCTCGAGGCGCACGGCCTGTGGCGCGAGCTCGAAGCCGCGACGGGCGTGGAGATCCTCACGATCACGGGCGGCGTCGCGTCGGGCGGGCCGTCGGTGCAGGCGCACCTCGCGGACCTCGCGGCCGCCCTCGGGTCGCGCGGCGTGCCGCACGCGCTCGTGAGCGCGGCCGAGGCCGCTGAGCGCTGGCCCGGTCTCGCGTTCGAGGGGCGGGTGCTCGTCGAGCCCGAGACGGCGGGCCGCCTGCACGCTGACCGCGCGGTCGCGGCGTTCCAAGCCGACGCGGTCGCGCACGGTGCGCGTGTCGTCCACGGGCGCCGCGTGACGGCGATCGAGGACGTGCCGGACGGCGTGCTCGTCCGCACCGAGCCTGAGGCGCTCGCGTCGTCGTCGGACGACGACGTCGCCGAGCTCGTCGCGCAGCGCGTCGTCGTCGCGGCGGGGGCGTGGAGCACGGACCTGCTCGCCGGCGTGCAC
This genomic window from Flavimobilis soli contains:
- a CDS encoding FAD-dependent oxidoreductase, with amino-acid sequence MTQRVQTIVVGGGVVGSATAWALARRGADVVLLERFDAGHVRGASHGASRIYRTTYTEPEYLDLTLEAHGLWRELEAATGVEILTITGGVASGGPSVQAHLADLAAALGSRGVPHALVSAAEAAERWPGLAFEGRVLVEPETAGRLHADRAVAAFQADAVAHGARVVHGRRVTAIEDVPDGVLVRTEPEALASSSDDDVAELVAQRVVVAAGAWSTDLLAGVHDGVARRPAFAGLSRLVVTQEQPAHFAPRDAATPWPSFTHDPGADVVGPGRRWPSGTYGLETPGEGVKVGFHAVGPVVHPDRRTFQPDERQLAQLRDYVAERVPGADPDAFEAISCTYTTTPDHDFVLDRVGRVVVAAGFSGHGFKFAPALGRVLADLADETLTPDAPVAARADRFALARLAAARR
- a CDS encoding D-hexose-6-phosphate mutarotase produces the protein MTVTLPSSVRIEPGVGDGDLLVVETPSGTARIHTYGAHLVSWVPAGGADLLWVSPRTAYEPGAAIRGGVPLCFPWFGPHPSGTGPAHGFARVSVWRLVEATELPDDATHPGGGVAVTLELTEQDVDPALTSVWPHPFAARVRLVVGRELSLSLAVTNTGGQTFSVSEALHTYVAVGDVRRVIVTGLDGATYVDKVADDVHVQVGPVVLDGETDRVYTGTAATTQVVEPGRPTVTVAKSGSRSTVVWNPWAEKAAAMADVPDDAWTGFVCVETANAFDDSFAVEPGETRTITARFTVG
- a CDS encoding OsmC family protein translates to MGLLHQYDLTVEWTGAGESGTASYTSYTRDHVVRIDGKPDLLGSSDTAFRGDPSRHTPEDLLVAALSQCHMLWFLHVASSEGVVVTGYTDRAQGTMRVESGGAGQFTDVVLHPHVVVRDATTASGAPVDDALLAHLHATAHERCFIARSVNFPVHVEPTLSVEQGAPA
- a CDS encoding uroporphyrinogen-III synthase translates to MTTPSTAPGAAPVTGAAESGTAAVPAATGADAAAPASTSPATAAPARPAVTGTPTSQPGLDPVLAGLTVLITADRRSTELSAALERRGATIRHAPAMRIIPHEYDTELVAATRALLADPPSTVIATTGIGFRAWIEAADAAGLADDLHALLERARLIARGPKARGAIQAAGLTADWVAESETSAEILDLLLTEGVAGERVAIQQHGSGADQLDVELAAAGAEVRNLVVYRWGPPADPQAVVESVRAAALGEVDAVVFTSAPGAHAWLEVVDREGVGKALATRFADRSLIAAAVGPVTAAPLVARGIEPVVPERARLGALVRALVSHYEEDRTTQVATVAGCLQVRSRAALLDGHVLPLSPATLEVLRVLAARAGEVVTRAELLQVLPGLSEDPHTAEVAVARLRDAVAQHAPDARALVQTVVKRGYRLAVA
- the nirB gene encoding nitrite reductase large subunit NirB; protein product: MDTTTSQPQADGGSAQPEVVSPTPADGAIAAPGTDVAPARTGTDAPVALPADDEAGPAEAPAPAAAQPQGSSAGPTEAPTPPATTQPQGSAPRRVVVVGGGMVAQRFVEALRDRDDAGRFSVTVLAEEPRAPYDRVALTSYFSGRDPEDLALGDSALWQDPLVRLVRGDAVTSVDRDAWTVTTASGRTFPYDELVLATGSDAAVPPIEGNDLPGVFVYRTIDDVAALRGWVEERAAKRPVRGAVIGGGLLGLEAAGALKALGAHATVIQFGTHLMSAQVDLGGGEALRRLINDLGVAVRVNTATQRMRPSRRTGAVGRLDFADGGRLDVDVVVIATGVRPRDELGRGMGLEIGARGGVVVDDACRTAAENVWAIGEVACIQGACIGLVAPGYAMAEVVVDRLLGGAATFPGADTATKLKLAGVDVASWGDAFGTTPGSMEVVWADPVGGVYKKLVLADDARTLLGGVLVGDASAYASLRPMLGRALPGDPAAFLLPEGGAGAPDLELPDDAGVCSCNNVSAGTVRAAVTEHGCTDLAGVKACTRAGTSCGSCLPLVKKLMTAELTKSGVEVSNALCEHFDLSRAQLYDAVRVAGLTSFSEVVARFGTPDAGRGCDICKPVVASILSTIAPAHVLDGERATLQDTNDHVMANMQKDGTYSVVPRIPGGEITPEGLLVIGQVAKDFGLYTKITGGQRIDMFGARIDQLPEIWQRLVDAGFESGHAYGKSLRTVKSCVGSTWCRFGVQDSVGLAVDLELRYRGLRSPHKIKLGVSGCARECAEARGKDVGVIATDNGWNVYVGGNGGFTPKHAVLLAEDLSTEDLVRTIDRFLMYYIRTADRLQRTAAWVEDYEGGVDAIRSVVLEDSLGICADLDAAMALHLETYEDEWAATLADPEKLRHFRSFVNAPDEHDRTLAYVAERGQARPATLDERAARGSGPVLVAGTTLEVRS
- the nirD gene encoding nitrite reductase small subunit NirD, with product MTGIPALVDATPAEGAPAAAVPGGVLPGNVPDAAWTPVCALADLAVERGAAALVDGEQVALFRLLDDTVHAVQQHEPHTQAMVMSRGIVGTRGGRPVVTSPLYKQVFDLLTGECLDTTKGERTPLVTWPVEVRDGVVHVGSSGAPGARTAA
- the cobA gene encoding uroporphyrinogen-III C-methyltransferase is translated as MSTRRSVGQGPVAPGSAVRNPAANGSGAPGSAARISAARTSAARGAVAPGSVVLVGGGTGAVDLMTVRARRALFSADVVVADRLGPTSVLGDLPKRVRVIDVGKRPGAHAVPQERINEILVAEAVAGNRVVRLKGGDPFLFGRGGEEVAACRARGIAVEVVPGVSSALAAPASACVPVTHRGTASALLVVQGHDELPELAVQAVVTRAATVAVLMGVARLAEHVEALLAAGAGAQTPVAIVEQATTEGERATFTTLGSLVQTCADVGVRSPAVVVLGDVADPALLGLDLHALDVPLTPETLADGAGVDTSAPSDARAYAPHVDAAAREAEVAYA